The Thiosulfativibrio zosterae genome has a window encoding:
- a CDS encoding TIGR01621 family pseudouridine synthase, whose amino-acid sequence MESLQIFFENADFVVVNKPENLNFHSENQPGLVVFVQKMFPNDTIFPVHRLDKMTSGLILFAKHKTAAQQLGELFAERKLQKFYLALAHGKPKKKQGWVKGDMLPARRGSWKLSNTLENPAITQFVSQLTVPGERLYLLKLHTGKTHQIRVAMKSLGVPILGDLRYQETAKASLADRGYLHAYAVKFDFKGQTYQFVLPPSQGAEFQKPEVQMLIQQWAQPWQYFIKE is encoded by the coding sequence ATGGAATCTTTACAGATTTTTTTTGAAAATGCAGATTTTGTGGTGGTCAATAAACCCGAAAATCTGAATTTTCACAGTGAAAATCAACCAGGCCTGGTTGTTTTTGTGCAGAAAATGTTCCCAAATGACACGATTTTTCCTGTGCATCGTTTGGATAAAATGACCTCTGGTTTGATTTTATTTGCCAAACACAAAACTGCCGCTCAGCAATTAGGAGAGTTATTTGCTGAAAGAAAATTACAAAAATTTTATCTGGCATTAGCGCATGGCAAACCCAAAAAAAAGCAAGGCTGGGTAAAAGGGGATATGCTGCCCGCTCGACGAGGCAGCTGGAAATTATCTAACACCTTAGAGAACCCCGCGATAACCCAATTTGTGTCGCAACTCACTGTGCCAGGTGAGCGATTGTATTTATTAAAATTGCATACGGGAAAAACACATCAAATTCGCGTGGCCATGAAAAGTTTAGGTGTTCCTATATTGGGGGACTTGCGCTATCAAGAAACTGCTAAAGCCAGTTTAGCTGATAGAGGTTATTTGCACGCTTACGCTGTAAAGTTTGATTTTAAAGGTCAAACTTATCAATTTGTTTTACCGCCTAGTCAAGGCGCAGAATTTCAAAAACCAGAGGTTCAAATGCTTATTCAACAATGGGCGCAACCTTGGCAATATTTTATTAAGGAATAA
- a CDS encoding YcgN family cysteine cluster protein: MLKPTLPKSYKSSQEVAAPKVSNGDAPFWETKTLAEMNFEEWESLCDGCGLCCLNKLQDEDTDEIAYTCVVCSYSDVTTGRCKDYDNRNTNVPTCVQLTAELASEFHWLPTTCAYRLLAAGAALPSWHPLITGDPKSVQQAKVGLTAIKVVVDNGQLDYEDYLIDAL, from the coding sequence ATGCTAAAACCAACCTTACCCAAAAGCTATAAATCCTCTCAGGAAGTGGCCGCCCCAAAAGTGTCTAATGGGGATGCGCCATTTTGGGAAACCAAAACACTCGCTGAAATGAATTTTGAAGAATGGGAATCGCTCTGCGATGGCTGCGGTTTGTGTTGCTTAAATAAATTACAAGATGAAGACACCGACGAAATCGCTTACACCTGTGTGGTTTGTTCCTATTCAGATGTCACAACCGGTCGCTGTAAAGATTATGACAACCGTAATACGAATGTACCCACTTGCGTGCAGTTAACCGCAGAATTGGCCAGTGAATTTCACTGGTTACCAACGACTTGTGCTTATCGCTTATTGGCAGCAGGCGCCGCCTTACCCAGCTGGCATCCTCTAATCACTGGCGACCCTAAGAGTGTGCAACAAGCCAAAGTGGGATTAACCGCGATTAAAGTGGTCGTGGATAATGGTCAATTGGATTATGAAGACTATTTAATAGACGCTTTATAA